The genomic interval TAGACTCGAATAAATACTTCCTGTGTTATATCTTCTATTTCTTCATGCCTATTACCTAATTGGTAGGCGAATTTCTCAACAATCGGATAATGGATTTCTACAAGTTGTCCGAATGCGTTCATGTTTCCTTGCTTAGCCTTTTTGATTAATTCGTCTTCAGTCATCTCGGGCTCCCCCCCCCCCTATCTTTCATTCATAAAACGTGATTTTGCGTATAATTGTTTCATATTTGAAAAAGGTATTTTTGAGGAAAAGTTGAAATGGAGGTTACTTCTTTTAAAAAAGGCTCTAAGAACTTGCCTGTTGATTGCAGCGAGGTGTTCACTTTCCGCGGGCGGGTCTGGGAGCCCTCCTCGGCGCTATGCGCCTGTGGGGTCTTCCTCTGACTCGCTTTTCTAAGTAGGAGTCTTACAAAATCAACAAAGTATTAAAATCAACAATGAGTCTTAATAAAATTTAAAAAGTAGGTTTAAAGCACAAAAAAAGGGGGATAATACAAGCATAAGGCTTTCTAGTATTCCCCCCTTTTATTTCTCTATATGGCTGACCATTAATGGTCGGCTTTTTTTATTGTTAATGAAATCACTACTGTTGACGCGTACTATTCGCCGAAAATCACGTACGACTTTCCACAAATCGCTGCATTCTTCTTACAGCTTCTTGAAGCTGTTCTAAAGATGATGCATATGAACAACGAACAAATCCTTCTCCGCTTTTACCAAATACATTTCCGGGAACGACGGCAACCTTTTCTTCCATTAATAGTTGTTCAGCAAATTCCTCTGATGTAAGGTTTGTTTTTTGAATGGATGGAAATGCGTAAAATGCACCACCAGGAACATGGCAAGTTAACCCAATGTCATTTAATGCTCCCACAAATAAATTCCTGCGTTGTCTATAGCTCTTTTTCATGTGAATAACATCTTCTTTTCCATTTTTCATTGCTTCAATAGCAGCATATTGTGCCATTGTTGGTGCACACATCATGGAATACTGATGAATTTTCAACATGGCATTTAGAAATTCCGGATTTGCAGCAATATATCCTAGTCGCCATCCAGTCATCGCAAATCCTTTTGAAAACCCTGAAACAAGTATTGTACGTTCCTCCATACCCTTAATCGAAACAAAGCTTGTATACGCTTCATCATATGTAAGCTCTGCATAGATTTCATCGGAAATGACTAACAAATCATACTTTTCAATGATCTCAGCAATCATTTCAAGCTCTTTTTTGTTAAGACAAGTTCCTGTTGGATTATTTGGCGAACATAAGATAATGGCTTTTGTCTTCTCAGTAATCGCCTTTTCAAGCTCTTCTGGTTGAAGTTTAAATTCCATATCCCCTGTTGTTTGGACTGGAACGGGAATCCCTCCTGCTAATGTAACAAGTGATGCATACGAAACAAAACTAGGTTCGATCACGATTACTTCATCACCAGGATTTACAATTGCTCTTAATGATATATCGAGTGCTTGACTTCCACCAACCGTAACTAATACTTGATTATGTGGATTGTACTCAATATTCGTTAAATTTTTTAAATAATGGCTGATTTCTTTTCTCAGTTCAATTAATCCAGCATTTGCTGTATAGGAAGTATATCCTTGTTCTAATGAAAGAATACAAGCCTCCCTTACATTCCAAGGTGTAACAAAGTCAGGCTCTCCAACACCTAACGAAATAACACCTTCCATACCTGCAGCTAAATCGAAAAACTTTCGGATTCCCGATGGTTTTAATTCTTGTACGATATTTGAGAGGTAATATGAAGGTTCAATCATGGTGACACCACAATTCTCTTGTCCTCATCTTCTTGTTCAAATATTGTGCCATCATGCTTATATTTTTTTAAGATAAAATGAGTTGTTGTTGATAAGACGGAATCTAAAGTTGAAAGTTTATCTGAAACGAACTGTGCAATCTCAGACATTGATTTACCTTCAATAATAATGGAAAGATCATAAGCTCCAGACATTAAATAAACAGATTTCACTTCTTTAAAACGGTAAATTCTGCTTGCAATTTCATCAAAGCCAACACCGCGTTTTGGCTGAACTTTGACATCGATCATTGCTTTTACACCTTCATGTCCGTCAACTTTCCCCCAATTTATTTGTGCAGTATAGTCAACAATTATGCGCTGGTCTTCTAAATTTTTTATTAATTGTTTTGTTTCATCTTCTGTCAACTCAATCATTTTGGCGATTTGTTCTGCAGATAAGCGACAGTCATTCTCTAGAAGCTCTAATATTTCGACTTCCTTTTCTGTAAACTTCATTTTCACCACTCCTACTATTCAAATCTTCAGATAATTATATCACTCTATTGCATGTTTTTCATATGATTTCAACGAAAGAATAACGGGTAAGTTTTAACATGTGTGAACCATTTTTTTTCGGTAAAAATATAAAAAACTTCATTAGTTATTTAGCAAGTGACGATAAAAAATATACTCATCACCACCAATTGCTAAACGACACTTCATTTTATCATAGGATTAACAACTATATATAGAAAAAAAACGGAGTGAATGCTTATGGAAAAAAGTCATTATTATTGCAGTACCATGAACATTCTTGGTGTAAACGTACATTATGAGGTGTATGAAAAATATCCTACGAAGCCAACAATGGTACTGATACATGGATTCTTGTCCTCGAGCTTTTGTTATCGAAAAATCATTCCATTATTAGAGAATGAATTCCGAATTATTGCCATCGATCTTCCGCCTTTCGGAAAAACAGAGAAGTCAACAAGGTTTGTCCATTCATACAAAAACATGGCAAACTTGGTTATTCAATTAGTAGAAAGTTTACAAATTAAAAAAGCTTATATTGTTGGTCATTCAATGGGTGGACAAGTTTCCCTTATTGCAGCTAAAGAAAGACCAGATTTATTTGAAAAAGTCGTACTTTTATGCAGCTCAGGCTACATGAAGCGTGTCCATCCAACTTTAATATTCGGTTCCTATGTTCCTTATTTTTATTTATGCATTAAACATTGGCTTGCACGTCAAGGTGTGTTAAAAAATTTATACAATGTCGTTTATGACCGATCTCTCATTGATCAAGAGATGATGGATGGCTATATGGAACCATTTCATGATGATCGTATTTTTATGGCCTTAAATAGAATGATTCGCGATCATGAAGGCGATCTTGGCGCTGAGGAACTAAAGTTAATCGAACAACCGAGTCTGCTTATTTGGGGAGATGAAGATAAAATTGTTCCCGTCCAAGTTGGTGAGCGATTGAACAAAGACCTGCCAAACTCAACCTTTTTCTCCTTTAAAAACACAGGCCATTTAGTACCAGAAGAAAGACCAGAGCATGTAACAGAGAAAATATTTGATTTTTGTCAGGCAAACTAGAAAAGCGAAAGCGCCTGTTTAGCTCCGACAAGCATAAGCCAAGCCATAATAGAAGGCGCGTTCTTTGCCTTCCATTATGGCTTGGCTTATAACTCAAGGAGCTTGGCGCTGCAGCTAGATAAAAAGAAAAAGCGGAGCACCTCGTTAAACCCGACAACCGGGCATGGCGCTTCCGCTTTATATGATTTTATGTTAAGGATAAAACTTAAATCTCACAGCTCGAATTATTTTTAATAAATAGAAGTTGTTTCGAAAGCTTCTCACATTTTTTGAGTGGAATGATTTCCTCAAATGAAAACTCATAAATGGCTTGAATTTTTCTTGCTAGAAGGATTTCATCATCATATATATGAACAGCTTGAAGAACATCTACTATTTCTGTATCGTAACTTCCTTCACCGTAGCCTAGTGGATCCCACTTAAATAATATTTCCATCAATTGAATATTTGTTTGCTGCGCTTCCATTTTTTCACCTTTTACGTTCTTATTTTTTGCACTGTCATTGTATCATAATTGTGAGGTTATATACTAAGAAATGTAGTCATTCTCAAATATCCTTTAATATTTCTTGATTGTAATATTTTACTTATCGTCAAATATGATCTTAAATAATAATGAGGTGATAGAATTGAATCGATTTGATCGAGTTATAAACCGGAAAGGGACAGATTCTGCGAAATGGGATTATACGAAAAATATATTTGGTGTTGATGATGTTCTGCCAATGTGGGTGGCCGATATGGATTTCCCTGCACCAGATGAAGTGATTGATGCTTTGCACGCACGGGTAGACCATGGCATCTTTGGGTACACGATGCCGGGGAATGAAACAGAAAAATCCATTCAAAGATGGTTAAAAAAACGTCATGATTGGGAGATTGCTGACAATATTATTACATATACTCCCGGTATTGTGACAGCTTTAAGCATAGCTATTCAAGCATATACAGAATCAGACGATAAAATTGTTGTTCAACCACCAGTTTATTACCCATTTTTTGATATGCCCAAAAAACATAATCGAGAGGTACTTTTTAACAAATTACATTTAAACAAGGATAACCGTTACGATATTGATTTTGAAGATCTAGAAGAAAAGCTGGCAGATCAAAAGACAAAGATGTTTATTCTTTGTAATCCACATAACCCAAGTGGTCGTGTTTGGAGTAAAGAGGAATTAACAAAAATAGGCCAACTTTGTATAAAACATGATGTGCTTATTGTTTCTGATGACATTCACTCTGATTTATTATTATTTGGCAATCGCTATACGCCAATTGCCTCAATTAGTGAAGTGATCGCAAATCAAACGATAACTTGTATTGCACCTAGTAAAACATTCAATCTTGCTGGTCTACAAGCATCAGCAGTACTTATTGGGAATGATTCACTAAAACGAAAATTCAATTCCGTCCTTCAGCTGCATGGTTTAACAACAATTAATACATTAGGTGCAGAAGCAATGAAAGCCGCTTATACACATGGCGAAATATGGCTTGATGAGCTAATTTGTTATTTTGAAGAAAGTGTTTTATTCATTGAAAATTACTTAAAAGAGCACCTACCTAGCGTAAAAGTAATTAGACCTGAGGCTTCCTATCTTGTTTGGCTTGATGTAAGAGATTTAGAAATAAGAGATGATGAATTAAAGAATCTCCTTTTAAATAAGGGAAAGCTTGCATTACATTTAGGTTCAACCTTTGGAGAAAATGGTTCTGGATTTCTCCGGATGAATTTTGCTTGCTCAAGAGAATCATTAAAGGAAGGATTAGTTCGCTTAGTTAAAGCACTAAATTAACTATTAGGAGCTTAAGAAATGATCTTAAGCTCTTCATTCTTCCAATTAAATGATTCATAGTAATTTTATTAAAAATTTAATCAATTTTCTGCTTTTTGATGGTATAATTAGGCAAACTCATAATAAGGTGACTAACTAATGGAACTAGTAAAAGAACTTATTTTACAAATCTCATTTATCATTATACCTATTTTTATTTATCAATTTATTTGGTTAAGTAAATCACATTCTTATATATTGAAGCCAAATAAAGTAATTATTACGTGTAGTACGATTTTAT from Metabacillus sediminilitoris carries:
- a CDS encoding aminotransferase, which translates into the protein MIEPSYYLSNIVQELKPSGIRKFFDLAAGMEGVISLGVGEPDFVTPWNVREACILSLEQGYTSYTANAGLIELRKEISHYLKNLTNIEYNPHNQVLVTVGGSQALDISLRAIVNPGDEVIVIEPSFVSYASLVTLAGGIPVPVQTTGDMEFKLQPEELEKAITEKTKAIILCSPNNPTGTCLNKKELEMIAEIIEKYDLLVISDEIYAELTYDEAYTSFVSIKGMEERTILVSGFSKGFAMTGWRLGYIAANPEFLNAMLKIHQYSMMCAPTMAQYAAIEAMKNGKEDVIHMKKSYRQRRNLFVGALNDIGLTCHVPGGAFYAFPSIQKTNLTSEEFAEQLLMEEKVAVVPGNVFGKSGEGFVRCSYASSLEQLQEAVRRMQRFVESRT
- a CDS encoding Lrp/AsnC family transcriptional regulator, encoding MKFTEKEVEILELLENDCRLSAEQIAKMIELTEDETKQLIKNLEDQRIIVDYTAQINWGKVDGHEGVKAMIDVKVQPKRGVGFDEIASRIYRFKEVKSVYLMSGAYDLSIIIEGKSMSEIAQFVSDKLSTLDSVLSTTTHFILKKYKHDGTIFEQEDEDKRIVVSP
- a CDS encoding alpha/beta fold hydrolase, coding for MEKSHYYCSTMNILGVNVHYEVYEKYPTKPTMVLIHGFLSSSFCYRKIIPLLENEFRIIAIDLPPFGKTEKSTRFVHSYKNMANLVIQLVESLQIKKAYIVGHSMGGQVSLIAAKERPDLFEKVVLLCSSGYMKRVHPTLIFGSYVPYFYLCIKHWLARQGVLKNLYNVVYDRSLIDQEMMDGYMEPFHDDRIFMALNRMIRDHEGDLGAEELKLIEQPSLLIWGDEDKIVPVQVGERLNKDLPNSTFFSFKNTGHLVPEERPEHVTEKIFDFCQAN
- a CDS encoding DUF1871 family protein, translating into MEAQQTNIQLMEILFKWDPLGYGEGSYDTEIVDVLQAVHIYDDEILLARKIQAIYEFSFEEIIPLKKCEKLSKQLLFIKNNSSCEI
- a CDS encoding MalY/PatB family protein, whose product is MILNNNEVIELNRFDRVINRKGTDSAKWDYTKNIFGVDDVLPMWVADMDFPAPDEVIDALHARVDHGIFGYTMPGNETEKSIQRWLKKRHDWEIADNIITYTPGIVTALSIAIQAYTESDDKIVVQPPVYYPFFDMPKKHNREVLFNKLHLNKDNRYDIDFEDLEEKLADQKTKMFILCNPHNPSGRVWSKEELTKIGQLCIKHDVLIVSDDIHSDLLLFGNRYTPIASISEVIANQTITCIAPSKTFNLAGLQASAVLIGNDSLKRKFNSVLQLHGLTTINTLGAEAMKAAYTHGEIWLDELICYFEESVLFIENYLKEHLPSVKVIRPEASYLVWLDVRDLEIRDDELKNLLLNKGKLALHLGSTFGENGSGFLRMNFACSRESLKEGLVRLVKALN